One region of Mesobacillus boroniphilus genomic DNA includes:
- a CDS encoding DUF3949 domain-containing protein, with amino-acid sequence MDSVFLFIIILFTLPFIITTVIMTPIQYRYITKMEELKKARKQTQGRMYEEMPVQEEILHMNLQSNPLFIPANIIAGMIYKFCHR; translated from the coding sequence ATGGATTCCGTATTTTTGTTTATTATCATCCTTTTCACTCTGCCATTCATCATTACTACTGTCATCATGACGCCGATCCAGTACAGATACATAACAAAAATGGAAGAGTTAAAGAAAGCACGAAAGCAAACACAGGGAAGAATGTATGAGGAAATGCCTGTCCAGGAAGAAATACTTCACATGAACCTGCAATCGAATCCGTTGTTCATCCCGGCAAATATCATTGCAGGGATGATTTATAAATTCTGCCATCGGTAA
- a CDS encoding branched-chain amino acid ABC transporter permease, with protein MFSNRMNILYLIVAGFLAVLPFVYDSRSMLILLSQVFIFAVLAMSYDILLGYTGIVSFGHAMFFGIGAYTVGVFMKRFEPETSYFLLAVLVTILLTAVVSYFVGLLTLRLKSHFYAMLTMAFAGLFLVLAEKWRTVTYGNDGFTFRVPDFLKDRTDFYLICLGSMVIVFILLKRFTNSPLGRVLQAIRENEQRTESLGYSVLHYKVIASVVSGVIAGIAGILYAVSLRFVNTSVFTMDITLDALLMTIIGGVGTLVGAIIGAGIIEFSHHWLTELAKVHWIFERWIIFFGIIYILAVMFFPMGIVGSLQKLKFRKKKKTSIPVESEAVSQGDS; from the coding sequence ATGTTTTCAAATCGAATGAACATCTTATATTTGATTGTCGCTGGATTCCTGGCAGTACTTCCTTTTGTCTACGATTCAAGAAGCATGCTCATCCTTCTCTCCCAAGTGTTCATTTTTGCCGTATTGGCGATGAGCTATGACATACTGCTCGGATACACAGGCATCGTCTCGTTCGGCCATGCGATGTTCTTCGGAATCGGGGCTTACACGGTAGGTGTCTTCATGAAAAGGTTCGAGCCCGAAACAAGCTACTTTCTGCTGGCTGTACTGGTCACGATTCTGCTGACTGCTGTGGTAAGTTATTTCGTCGGGCTGCTGACACTGCGCCTGAAAAGTCATTTTTACGCGATGTTGACGATGGCATTCGCTGGATTGTTTTTAGTGCTCGCTGAAAAATGGCGCACTGTTACTTATGGAAATGATGGCTTCACTTTCAGGGTGCCGGATTTCCTGAAGGACCGGACTGACTTTTACCTGATTTGCCTAGGTTCCATGGTCATTGTATTCATTTTATTAAAAAGGTTCACCAACTCACCACTCGGAAGAGTCCTTCAGGCAATCAGGGAAAATGAACAGCGGACAGAATCGCTTGGATATAGCGTTTTACACTATAAAGTCATTGCTAGTGTCGTATCCGGAGTCATCGCTGGGATTGCAGGGATTTTATATGCTGTTTCTTTACGGTTCGTGAACACTAGTGTATTCACGATGGATATCACGCTTGATGCGTTGCTGATGACAATCATTGGCGGAGTCGGGACACTTGTCGGGGCGATTATCGGCGCGGGAATCATCGAGTTTTCACATCACTGGCTCACAGAGCTGGCGAAGGTTCACTGGATATTCGAAAGATGGATTATCTTTTTCGGCATCATTTATATCCTCGCAGTCATGTTCTTCCCGATGGGAATCGTCGGTTCCTTGCAGAAGCTGAAATTCAGAAAGAAAAAGAAAACATCGATTCCGGTTGAATCAGAGGCTGTAAGTCAGGGAGATTCGTGA
- a CDS encoding branched-chain amino acid ABC transporter permease, which produces MDVLINLSLNGLATGMLIFLLAAGLTLIFGLMDVLNFAHGGLFAWGAYSGIWIYTSTGSFFIGIIGAILTGMILGIVTERWIIKPVYGNHVQQILITLGLMLVLSEMLKVVWGPNQISAVTPDYLSGSWEFGGIIIIKYRVFIIAVGFAVFLAVQYLLKKTKIGLVVRAGVMNKEMVQSLGVNIQRVFMFVFMIGAGMAALGGMLLGPYSGVIYADMGMEFAILAFIVVVIGGMGSFTGSVMAAILVGLSGSFMAYYVPDLALAANMLLMAVVLIFRPQGLFGTKG; this is translated from the coding sequence GTGGATGTATTAATAAACTTGAGCCTTAATGGCCTAGCCACGGGAATGCTGATCTTCCTCCTGGCAGCCGGCCTTACTTTGATTTTTGGCCTGATGGATGTGCTTAATTTTGCCCATGGGGGATTGTTTGCCTGGGGAGCGTACAGCGGCATTTGGATTTATACCTCGACAGGAAGCTTTTTTATTGGGATCATCGGCGCCATCCTTACTGGTATGATCCTCGGAATTGTAACCGAACGCTGGATCATTAAACCTGTTTACGGCAACCATGTTCAGCAAATATTAATCACGCTCGGCTTGATGCTTGTTTTATCGGAGATGTTAAAAGTCGTATGGGGACCTAACCAGATATCAGCGGTAACCCCTGATTACCTTTCAGGCAGCTGGGAGTTTGGCGGGATCATCATCATCAAATACCGTGTTTTCATCATTGCCGTAGGATTTGCGGTATTCCTTGCTGTACAATACCTGCTTAAAAAGACAAAGATTGGCCTGGTCGTTCGCGCTGGGGTCATGAACAAGGAAATGGTCCAATCGCTAGGAGTCAACATACAGAGAGTATTCATGTTCGTATTCATGATTGGAGCCGGCATGGCTGCTCTTGGCGGGATGCTCCTGGGGCCATATTCTGGCGTGATTTATGCGGATATGGGGATGGAGTTCGCGATCCTTGCGTTCATCGTAGTGGTCATCGGGGGAATGGGAAGCTTTACCGGCTCGGTGATGGCTGCGATTTTGGTGGGACTGTCAGGCTCTTTCATGGCCTATTATGTGCCGGACCTTGCGCTGGCAGCTAATATGCTGCTGATGGCAGTCGTATTGATCTTCAGGCCACAGGGCTTATTCGGGACAAAGGGGTGA
- a CDS encoding substrate-binding domain-containing protein, which translates to MKAGQRNFVLTFMLILVLMFTSACGGSGTEKSGGTEGKEGNDEPKNTEPIKIGVLASQTGGLEAYGKQTLRGFELGLEYATDGTNEVAGRKIEFIIEDTETKPEVAVQKATKLLEEDEVDFLVGSSSSGDTLAVLPLAEEYEKIMIVEPAVADSITGSEFNKYIFRTARNSSQDAVAGAAAIAKDGVKIATLAPDYSFGRDGVAAFKEAAEKLGAEVVHEEYADPAATDFTSNIQKIIDQKPDYLFVVWAGANSPWNQIADMKVQEKGIKISTGAPDIAALATMEPLVGMEGFTVYYHDLPQNDINKWLVDEHKKRFNGELPDLFTPGGMTAAMAIVEALKKTEGDTDSQKLIKTMEGMSFDTPKGQMTFREEDHQALQSLYAIKLEKKDGVDYPVPVLIRELSPEETAPPIRN; encoded by the coding sequence ATGAAAGCTGGTCAACGGAATTTTGTTTTAACTTTTATGCTCATTTTGGTCCTGATGTTTACAAGTGCCTGCGGTGGATCGGGAACTGAGAAGTCAGGCGGTACTGAAGGAAAAGAAGGAAATGATGAACCGAAAAACACAGAACCGATCAAGATTGGCGTGCTGGCTTCGCAAACAGGCGGACTTGAGGCTTATGGGAAGCAGACACTTCGCGGGTTCGAGCTGGGACTTGAATACGCTACTGACGGAACAAATGAAGTAGCGGGCCGTAAAATTGAATTCATTATTGAAGATACGGAGACTAAACCTGAAGTAGCTGTCCAGAAAGCGACGAAGCTGCTTGAGGAGGATGAAGTAGACTTCCTGGTCGGTTCTTCTAGTTCAGGTGACACGCTGGCAGTTCTGCCACTGGCTGAGGAATATGAAAAAATCATGATCGTTGAGCCTGCTGTAGCAGACAGCATCACAGGTTCTGAATTCAATAAATATATTTTCCGCACGGCGCGTAACTCTTCCCAGGATGCTGTTGCGGGTGCCGCTGCAATTGCGAAGGATGGCGTAAAAATCGCGACTCTTGCTCCGGATTATTCATTTGGCCGAGATGGCGTCGCAGCGTTTAAAGAAGCAGCGGAAAAGCTTGGCGCTGAAGTTGTCCATGAAGAATATGCAGACCCGGCTGCAACTGATTTCACCTCCAATATCCAGAAAATCATCGACCAGAAGCCTGATTACTTGTTTGTCGTCTGGGCTGGGGCGAACTCACCATGGAACCAGATTGCAGACATGAAGGTCCAGGAAAAAGGAATCAAAATCTCTACTGGTGCTCCTGATATCGCTGCGCTGGCAACGATGGAGCCGCTTGTCGGAATGGAAGGCTTCACGGTTTATTATCATGACCTTCCGCAAAATGACATCAATAAATGGCTTGTTGATGAACATAAAAAGCGCTTTAACGGGGAGCTTCCAGATTTATTTACGCCAGGAGGCATGACAGCCGCGATGGCGATTGTGGAAGCTTTGAAGAAAACGGAAGGTGACACCGATTCGCAAAAATTGATCAAGACAATGGAAGGGATGAGCTTTGATACTCCGAAAGGGCAAATGACCTTCCGGGAAGAAGACCATCAGGCACTTCAGTCACTATACGCAATCAAGCTGGAGAAAAAGGACGGAGTTGACTATCCAGTTCCTGTGCTGATCCGTGAGCTCTCTCCAGAAGAAACAGCTCCTCCGATCCGCAATTAA
- a CDS encoding VOC family protein: MEKKRQIHSSLKVLLVSDIEKAKKFYSEILGCEVTDWWVVRDGFTGLAIKLLEASDPKEVRPNPPAAGDKHGFDLYCYVENWNSLDELYHEFNEKGAQIAIQPWVDENNGPWKEFAVKDLDGYCIAFGGTDGT; encoded by the coding sequence TTGGAAAAGAAAAGACAGATTCATAGCTCATTAAAAGTATTGCTAGTGTCCGATATTGAGAAAGCAAAGAAGTTTTATTCTGAAATACTAGGCTGCGAGGTGACCGATTGGTGGGTGGTCCGTGATGGATTTACCGGGCTGGCCATAAAATTGCTCGAAGCCAGCGATCCGAAAGAAGTGAGACCTAATCCGCCGGCAGCAGGCGATAAGCACGGGTTCGACCTTTATTGCTACGTAGAAAACTGGAATTCGCTTGATGAGTTATACCATGAATTCAATGAAAAAGGGGCGCAAATTGCAATCCAGCCATGGGTTGATGAAAATAATGGACCCTGGAAGGAGTTTGCTGTCAAGGACCTTGATGGCTACTGCATCGCATTTGGCGGGACAGACGGTACTTGA
- a CDS encoding ABC transporter ATP-binding protein, whose amino-acid sequence MSTLLKLDQVETFIGQYHILQGISFEVPKGEVTVLLGRNGAGKTTTLRTIMGLNPAAKGSVLFKGEEIKSLPTFTIANKGIGYVPEDQGIFAGLTVEENIKVAVKKENEETLQRLEWILDLFPDLKKFWKKPGGLLSGGQKQMLSIARAYVNDNELLLIDEPSKGLAPIVVEKVMESIQQMKDKTTIILVEQNFMMASTIGDSFYIIDDGRTVSNGSMNLLREDEEMRRKYLGIA is encoded by the coding sequence GTGAGCACGCTGCTGAAGCTTGACCAGGTTGAGACATTCATCGGCCAGTATCATATCCTTCAAGGTATCTCATTTGAAGTGCCAAAGGGGGAGGTTACTGTATTACTTGGCCGGAATGGAGCCGGGAAAACAACAACGCTCCGAACGATCATGGGGCTGAATCCGGCCGCTAAAGGTTCAGTTTTATTTAAAGGAGAAGAAATTAAGAGTCTGCCAACTTTTACGATTGCAAATAAAGGGATCGGTTATGTTCCCGAAGACCAGGGGATTTTTGCTGGGCTTACTGTCGAAGAGAATATTAAAGTGGCGGTCAAAAAAGAAAATGAAGAAACCCTGCAGCGGCTTGAGTGGATTCTTGATCTTTTTCCTGACTTGAAAAAATTCTGGAAAAAACCGGGCGGACTATTGAGCGGCGGGCAGAAGCAGATGCTTTCCATCGCAAGAGCATATGTCAATGATAATGAATTGCTCTTGATCGATGAACCAAGCAAAGGCCTCGCTCCCATCGTTGTCGAGAAGGTAATGGAATCCATCCAGCAAATGAAGGATAAAACAACAATCATTCTTGTTGAACAAAACTTCATGATGGCCAGCACGATTGGCGACAGCTTTTACATTATCGATGATGGCAGGACGGTATCGAACGGCTCGATGAACCTCCTCCGTGAGGACGAAGAAATGAGACGGAAATATCTCGGTATTGCTTAG
- a CDS encoding ABC transporter ATP-binding protein has product MTAIIETKDLSITFGGHTAVDSVSISVPHNHFKSIIGPNGAGKTTFFNLLSGQLMPTNGQVMYKGSEITKLSPTKRTRAGIGRSFQITNVFPNLTVMENVRLAVQSHEGVRFQMLRHFRSFNKFEEKAEEWLKLVLLDDKKDALARNLAHGEKRKLEIAMLLALNTEVLLLDEPTAGMSLEEVPAILEVIRKIKQRGDRTIILIEHKMDMIMDLSDSIMVLFNGALLADGTPKDIMKNEMVQSAYLGGLHSEHAAEA; this is encoded by the coding sequence ATGACGGCAATTATAGAGACGAAAGATCTTAGCATTACATTTGGCGGTCATACCGCGGTAGATTCTGTCAGCATCTCAGTCCCGCACAATCATTTCAAATCAATCATCGGTCCGAACGGTGCCGGAAAAACGACTTTCTTCAACTTGTTGAGCGGGCAGCTCATGCCAACGAATGGACAGGTCATGTATAAAGGCAGCGAAATAACCAAGCTCTCTCCTACAAAAAGAACGAGGGCAGGAATCGGACGGTCCTTCCAGATCACTAATGTATTCCCAAACCTGACGGTGATGGAAAATGTCCGTCTTGCGGTCCAGTCACATGAAGGAGTCCGTTTTCAGATGCTCAGGCATTTTCGTTCTTTTAATAAGTTCGAGGAGAAGGCAGAAGAGTGGCTGAAGCTTGTCCTGCTCGATGACAAGAAGGATGCACTGGCAAGGAATCTTGCCCACGGTGAAAAAAGAAAGCTGGAAATCGCGATGCTGCTTGCTTTGAACACTGAGGTGCTGCTGCTCGATGAACCGACAGCAGGCATGTCACTCGAAGAGGTTCCGGCAATCCTGGAGGTAATCAGGAAAATCAAACAACGCGGCGACCGGACGATCATTTTGATCGAACACAAGATGGATATGATCATGGATCTTTCTGATTCCATCATGGTCTTGTTCAATGGTGCCCTGCTCGCCGATGGAACGCCTAAAGATATTATGAAAAATGAAATGGTCCAGTCTGCATATTTGGGAGGTTTGCATAGTGAGCACGCTGCTGAAGCTTGA
- a CDS encoding alpha/beta fold hydrolase, whose protein sequence is MEKTAVELKKVNLRNGETIAYRERDGGTKNVLLIHGNMTSSKHWDLLIDQINPEYKIFAIDMRGFGESSYRKPIMSIKDFSDDVKMFVDEIGLKDFAIVGWSTGGAVGMQFAADYPDYCEKLVLLASASTRGYPFFGTSEEGLPDINNRLVTYEDVKTDAGKTIAVQTAYDQQNRGFLKAMWNMLIYTERQPEERHYDEYVDDMLTQRNLAEVYHSLNTFNISGVNNGLGDGTDQVKDIQIPVLVLRGDRDLVVTQRMADEIVEDFAGRAKFMELKDCGHSPLVDDLDQLLQHIEGFLAE, encoded by the coding sequence ATGGAAAAAACGGCAGTAGAATTGAAGAAAGTTAATTTGAGGAATGGAGAAACGATCGCTTATAGGGAACGAGATGGCGGAACTAAAAATGTTTTGTTGATACACGGTAATATGACATCCTCCAAACACTGGGACTTGCTGATTGATCAGATAAATCCTGAATATAAAATTTTTGCGATTGATATGCGGGGATTTGGTGAGTCCAGCTACCGTAAGCCAATCATGTCCATTAAGGATTTTTCTGATGATGTCAAGATGTTTGTAGATGAAATTGGGTTGAAGGATTTTGCCATTGTTGGCTGGTCGACGGGAGGAGCGGTAGGAATGCAGTTCGCCGCTGATTACCCTGATTATTGTGAAAAACTTGTGCTGCTCGCATCTGCATCAACGAGAGGATATCCGTTCTTCGGCACGAGTGAGGAAGGTCTGCCGGATATTAACAACCGGCTGGTTACTTATGAGGATGTAAAGACGGATGCTGGTAAAACGATTGCCGTCCAGACGGCCTATGACCAGCAAAATAGAGGATTTTTAAAGGCAATGTGGAATATGTTGATTTATACCGAACGTCAGCCGGAAGAACGGCATTATGACGAATATGTTGATGATATGCTGACACAGCGAAATTTGGCTGAAGTCTACCATTCTCTTAATACATTCAATATCAGTGGTGTGAACAACGGTTTGGGAGATGGTACTGATCAGGTGAAGGACATCCAGATTCCTGTACTTGTGCTTCGAGGCGACCGGGATCTCGTTGTTACTCAGAGGATGGCAGATGAAATTGTCGAGGATTTTGCAGGCCGGGCAAAGTTTATGGAACTGAAGGATTGCGGACACTCGCCATTAGTGGATGATCTGGATCAGCTATTGCAGCATATTGAAGGATTTTTAGCAGAGTAG
- the fabG gene encoding 3-oxoacyl-ACP reductase FabG — MRLKDKVAIITGGANGIGLAAAKTFASEGARVAMADFDEETGSKRAAELSAEGYEVAFFQVNVADRASVDSMVQNVLSHFGKIDILINNAGITRDGMLHKLAVEDFQKVVDVNLTGVFNCAQAVVPALVQQGSGRIINTSSVSGIYGNVGQTNYAATKAGVVGMTKTWAKELGRKGINVNAVAPGFIETGMTAAVPDKVIEQMKMLVPLGRLGLPEDIANAYLFLASDESKYINGTTLHVDGGIMM; from the coding sequence ATGAGATTGAAAGATAAAGTAGCGATTATTACAGGTGGAGCGAACGGGATAGGGCTTGCTGCGGCTAAGACTTTTGCCAGTGAAGGCGCAAGGGTTGCAATGGCGGATTTTGATGAAGAAACAGGATCCAAACGTGCAGCCGAACTATCAGCTGAGGGCTATGAAGTCGCTTTTTTTCAGGTTAACGTTGCCGACAGAGCCAGTGTTGACTCGATGGTCCAAAACGTCCTTAGCCACTTTGGCAAGATTGATATTTTAATAAATAATGCAGGCATCACCAGGGATGGGATGCTTCACAAGTTGGCGGTTGAAGACTTTCAGAAGGTCGTTGATGTCAACCTGACCGGCGTGTTCAATTGCGCCCAGGCGGTTGTCCCAGCGTTGGTCCAGCAAGGTTCAGGGAGAATCATCAATACATCTTCAGTTTCCGGCATATACGGCAATGTGGGACAGACAAACTACGCAGCAACAAAAGCCGGAGTCGTCGGGATGACGAAAACATGGGCAAAGGAACTTGGCCGAAAAGGCATCAACGTCAATGCAGTCGCACCAGGATTCATTGAAACGGGTATGACTGCCGCAGTGCCGGACAAAGTGATCGAACAAATGAAAATGCTTGTACCGCTTGGCAGGCTCGGTTTGCCAGAGGACATTGCCAACGCTTATTTGTTCCTTGCCTCGGACGAATCGAAATATATAAACGGCACCACCCTTCATGTAGATGGCGGGATTATGATGTAA
- a CDS encoding 3-oxoacyl-ACP synthase: MQIGIVSTGIYLPETYVTGAEIARLAGIPEQVVEEKMGIKKKPVPGPGDHTCEMGIKAARIALAKTNIEPMDIDLVIYIGEEYKEYPLWTAGIKLQEEIGARNAWAFDTSLRCGTTVMALKLAKGMMLSDSAINTVLLAGGYRNGDFIDYQNPRTRFMYNLGAGGGAILLQKGHQENVLLETEMITDGSFSEDVVVVAGGTKNPISVENLEGGLYQLDVLDPRGMKERLEQKSMANFLKVIRRSVEKSGFSEKDIAYVGMLHMKRSAHDFVLSELGLSQENSIYLEDYGHIGQIDQILSLELAEKAGKIKDGDVAVLVSAGIGYAWGATTIRWGKGVL; encoded by the coding sequence ATGCAGATTGGCATTGTCAGTACGGGAATCTACCTTCCTGAAACCTATGTCACAGGAGCGGAAATTGCCCGGTTGGCAGGAATTCCTGAACAAGTTGTGGAAGAAAAAATGGGAATAAAGAAAAAGCCGGTGCCCGGTCCGGGTGACCATACATGTGAGATGGGAATCAAGGCTGCGAGAATTGCATTGGCAAAAACAAACATAGAACCAATGGATATCGACCTCGTCATCTATATAGGCGAGGAATACAAGGAGTATCCATTATGGACAGCCGGAATCAAGCTGCAGGAGGAAATCGGTGCAAGGAATGCTTGGGCCTTCGATACGTCATTAAGATGCGGAACGACCGTTATGGCCCTGAAGCTGGCTAAAGGAATGATGCTCTCTGATTCGGCGATCAATACTGTCCTCCTCGCCGGTGGCTATCGTAATGGTGATTTCATAGATTACCAGAATCCGAGAACTCGGTTCATGTACAATCTTGGGGCCGGCGGAGGTGCGATTTTATTGCAAAAGGGCCATCAGGAGAACGTGCTGCTAGAAACAGAAATGATTACCGATGGATCTTTTTCCGAGGATGTCGTGGTGGTTGCTGGCGGGACGAAAAATCCGATTTCAGTGGAGAATCTAGAAGGGGGACTGTACCAGCTTGATGTTCTGGATCCCCGGGGAATGAAAGAACGGCTTGAGCAAAAATCGATGGCCAATTTCCTGAAGGTCATCCGTAGGTCCGTCGAGAAAAGCGGATTTTCCGAAAAGGACATCGCCTACGTTGGGATGCTTCACATGAAGCGGTCGGCACATGATTTTGTCTTGAGCGAGCTAGGACTATCACAAGAAAATTCCATCTACCTCGAAGACTATGGGCACATTGGTCAGATTGACCAGATCCTGTCGCTGGAACTGGCAGAAAAGGCAGGGAAAATAAAGGATGGGGATGTTGCCGTTCTTGTCAGTGCTGGGATCGGCTATGCCTGGGGGGCAACAACTATTCGCTGGGGAAAGGGCGTGTTGTAA